The following coding sequences are from one Treponema bryantii window:
- the lnt gene encoding apolipoprotein N-acyltransferase yields MKKVKLIISNLIQRKTVLFFLLFLLSIGLFILSQPNPLNFKGIWIFAWFILIPILIIIDRISPKKSFLYGFIYGIIACILYSFWLVNYYVLSLILVALYEGVLYGIVFYLLKKSFIVFNKYSFIVQCLIWCSFEYFRTIGFLGVNYGVIGYSQWSNLILLQSADLFGIQGINFIIIFPSCYLVSLLKSHNIKKFIKIHRLSLIGYVSSLLFLIVYGVVKINKTIQFDIQKKICLIQNNIDTHIYYKNEKDEILDYYKQLLNTKLKDVSNIDLIVFPEEAVRPRILLNKEDTVTQKMYQDIIDYLNFFYSLKVPIVFGSTSLEYDSARKGDFTYRAYNISCFLKNKIQTIPPEIEVYKKRHLVPIIEKIPFVNIYQKRFNAFSDCLSSGNDPVIFNLDEVSFCTPICFEESFGYDVRSFMKNNPSFILSISSDLWSKSLVCQYQHLAMEVFRAVENRIPFLRSSVTGQTVYINPKGICEQTVEPFTSSVLICDVPLSVNPRKTIYSYIGDSLGVLWLILCVLLFIIKYIKKYRRKEVL; encoded by the coding sequence ATGAAAAAAGTAAAATTAATAATCTCAAATTTAATACAAAGAAAAACAGTATTATTTTTTCTTCTCTTCTTATTATCCATAGGATTATTTATTCTTTCCCAACCAAATCCCTTAAATTTCAAAGGAATATGGATTTTTGCATGGTTTATACTGATACCAATTTTAATTATTATTGATAGAATATCTCCAAAAAAAAGTTTTTTATATGGTTTTATATATGGAATCATTGCATGTATTTTATATTCTTTCTGGTTAGTAAATTATTATGTTCTTTCTTTAATCCTTGTTGCATTATATGAAGGTGTATTATATGGAATTGTTTTTTATCTTTTAAAAAAATCCTTTATTGTATTTAATAAATACAGTTTTATTGTGCAATGCTTGATATGGTGTAGTTTTGAGTATTTTCGAACAATTGGTTTTCTTGGTGTTAATTATGGTGTAATTGGCTATAGTCAATGGAGTAATCTTATATTATTACAGAGTGCGGACTTATTTGGTATTCAAGGGATAAACTTTATTATTATCTTTCCATCATGTTATCTGGTTTCCTTATTAAAATCTCATAATATTAAAAAATTTATAAAGATTCATAGATTAAGTTTAATAGGATATGTTAGCTCATTATTATTTCTTATTGTTTATGGAGTAGTAAAGATAAATAAAACAATACAGTTTGATATACAAAAGAAAATATGTCTTATTCAAAATAATATAGATACACATATATATTATAAAAATGAAAAAGATGAAATTCTTGATTACTATAAACAATTATTAAATACAAAATTAAAAGATGTATCAAATATTGATTTAATTGTATTTCCAGAAGAGGCTGTTCGTCCCAGAATACTTTTAAATAAAGAAGATACTGTTACACAAAAAATGTATCAGGATATAATTGATTATTTAAATTTCTTTTATTCATTAAAGGTGCCTATAGTATTTGGTTCTACATCATTGGAATATGATTCAGCCCGTAAAGGAGACTTTACTTATAGAGCATATAATATTTCCTGTTTTCTGAAAAATAAAATACAAACAATTCCTCCAGAAATTGAAGTATATAAAAAACGGCATTTGGTTCCAATAATCGAAAAAATTCCCTTTGTAAATATTTATCAAAAAAGATTTAATGCCTTTTCGGACTGTTTAAGTTCTGGAAATGATCCTGTAATTTTTAATCTGGATGAAGTTTCTTTTTGTACACCAATTTGTTTTGAAGAATCGTTTGGATATGATGTAAGAAGCTTTATGAAAAATAATCCAAGTTTTATTCTTTCTATTTCCAGTGATTTGTGGAGTAAAAGTCTTGTTTGCCAATATCAGCATTTGGCAATGGAAGTTTTCAGGGCGGTTGAAAACAGAATTCCTTTTTTAAGAAGTTCTGTTACCGGTCAAACCGTATATATAAATCCAAAAGGAATTTGTGAGCAAACTGTTGAACCTTTTACCAGTAGTGTTTTGATATGTGATGTTCCTTTATCTGTTAATCCAAGAAAAACAATTTATTCATATATAGGTGATAGCTTAGGAGTTTTATGGTTAATACTATGTGTTTTACTTTTTATTATAAAATATATAAAAAAATACAGACGAAAGGAAGTTTTATGA